In Macadamia integrifolia cultivar HAES 741 chromosome 5, SCU_Mint_v3, whole genome shotgun sequence, a single window of DNA contains:
- the LOC122080006 gene encoding pentatricopeptide repeat-containing protein At1g56690, mitochondrial-like isoform X2, which translates to MVFSLIRYQPYCTGAVLSANYQISRYARLGLIENARRVFDEMPHKSIISWNSIIAAYFQNKLPQEARSLFDRMPDRNTTSWNGYVQEGVILEAESLFWQMPEKNVVSWTVMLGGLIQDRRIDDARRLFDEMPIKDVVTWTTMISGYCQEGHLAEARELFDTIPRRNIITWTTMISGYAHNLQVDIARKLFEVMPEKNEVSWTAMLTGYTQSGRIKEAVEIFETMPEKSVISCNAMILGFGQSGNVSAARCVFDRMRAKDDGTWSAMIKGYERNGFELEALNMFALMQRAGIRPNYPSLISVLSVCASLAILDHGRQIHAEVVKSQFDLDAFVASALITMYVKCGDLFKAKKVFDRCSLKDIVIWNSMITGYAQHGLGEEALEVFNEICSIGMAPDDVTFVGVLSACSYTGRVKEGLEIFESMRSNYYVEPTAEHYACMVDLLGRAGHINDAMNLIEKMPIEADAVVWGALLGACRTHKNLELAEVAAKKLLLLEPKNAGPYILLSNIYASKGRWEDVVDLRKVMKARNISKSPGCSWIEVENKVHIFTGGDSVEHPDHGAIVGMLEKLGGLLRAAGYCPDGSFVLHDIDEEQKVHNLGYHSEKLAVAFGLLRVPEGMPIRVMKNLRVCGDCHSAIKLIAKITGREIILRDANRFHHFKGGLCSCRDYW; encoded by the exons ATGGTGTTCTCATTGATCCGTTATCAACCTTATTGCACTGGTGCTGTACTCTCTGCCAATTATCAGATTTCTAGGTATGCCCGACTTGGCCTCATTGAAAATGCCCGGAGAGTGTTCGATGAAATGCCTCACAAAAGCATTATTTCTTGGAACTCCATTATTGCTGCATATTTCCAAAACAAGCTACCCCAAGAAGCCCGGAGTCTGTTTGACAGAATGCCTGACAGGAACACGACTTCATGGAATG GGTATGTGCAGGAAGGTGTAATCTTGGAGGCTGAATCCCTCTTTTGGCAAATGCCAGAAAAGAATGTTGTCTCTTGGACTGTCATGTTGGGTGGGCTGATTCAAGATCGTCGGATTGATGATGCTCGTCGGCTTTTTGATGAAATGCCAATTAAGGATGTGGTCACCTGGACTACTATGATTTCAGGGTATTGCCAAGAAGGCCATTTGGCTGAAGCTCGTGAGCTCTTCGATACCATCCCACGTCGAAACATAATCACCTGGACGACTATGATATCGGGTTATGCGCATAATCTTCAGGTAGATATTGCAAGGAAGCTTTTTGAAGTAATGCCAGAAAAGAATGAAGTTTCTTGGACAGCGATGCTTACTGGTTACACACAATCTGGTAGGATCAAAGAAGCGGTGGAGATTTTTGAAACAATGCCAGAGAAGTCAGTCATTTCTTGTAACGCAATGATCCTCGGATTTGGCCAGAGTGGAAATGTTTCTGCAGCAAGGTGTGTATTTGACAGAATGAGGGCAAAAGATGATGGGACCTGGAGTGCAATGATTAAGGGCTATGAAAGAAATGGGTTTGAATTGGAAGCACTCAACATGTTTGCTCTAATGCAAAGAGCAGGAATTAGGCCAAATTACCCTTCTTTGATTAGTGTTCTTTCTGTCTGTGCCAGCTTGGCAATTCTTGATCACGGTAGGCAAATTCATGCTGAGGTGGTAAAATCACAGTTTGACTTGGATGCATTTGTTGCTTCAGCCTTGATCACAATGTATGTTAAGTGTGGTGATCTTTTTAAGgcaaaaaaagtgtttgataggTGTTCTCTAAAGGATATTGTTATTTGGAATTCTATGATCACTGGTTATGCCCAACATGGCTTAGGAGAGGAAGCTCTGGAAGTGTTTAATGAAATATGTTCTATAGGCATGGCACCTGATGATGTTACATTTGTTGGAGTTCTTTCTGCATGTAGTTACACTGGAAGGGTCAAGGAAGGGCTGGAAATTTTTGAGTCAATGAGATCGAATTATTATGTTGAGCCAACGGCTGAACATTATGCTTGCATGGTTGATCTGCTTGGTCGAGCTGGCCATATCAATGACGCGATGAATTTGATTGAAAAGATGCCAATTGAAGCTGATGCTGTTGTTTGGGGTGCTTTATTAGGTGCATGTAGGACACACAAGAACTTGGAGTTGGCTGAGGTAGCAGCGAAGAAACTTTTGTTGCTTGAGCCCAAAAATGCGGGGCCTTATATCTTGCTATCCAATATTTATGCTTCAAAGGGCAGATGGGAAGATGTTGTGGATCTGAGAAAAGTGATGAAAGCCAGGAATATAAGCAAGTCACCTGGCTGTAGCTGGATTGAGGTCGAGAACAAAGTGCATATATTTACCGGGGGAGATAGTGTGGAGCATCCTGATCATGGGGCTATTGTGGGAATGTTGGAGAAATTAGGTGGGTTATTAAGGGCTGCTGGTTATTGTCCAGATGGCAGCTTTGTGCTGCATGATATAGATGAGGAACAGAAGGTGCATAACTTAGGTTACCACAGTGAGAAGCTTGCTGTGGCATTTGGGCTGTTGAGGGTGCCTGAAGGAATGCCCATCCGGGTCATGAAGAACCTTCGGGTGTGTGGGGATTGCCATTCAGCAATTAAATTGATAGCAAAAATTACAGGGCGAGAGATCATCCTGAGGGATGCCAATAGATTCCATCATTTTAAAGGTGGCCTGTGTTCTTGCAGAGACTATTGGTGA
- the LOC122080006 gene encoding pentatricopeptide repeat-containing protein At1g56690, mitochondrial-like isoform X1 has translation MVFSLIRYQPYCTGAVLSANYQISRYARLGLIENARRVFDEMPHKSIISWNSIIAAYFQNKLPQEARSLFDRMPDRNTTSWNGMISGYVKSRMIREARRFFDAMPERNVVSWTSMVRGYVQEGVILEAESLFWQMPEKNVVSWTVMLGGLIQDRRIDDARRLFDEMPIKDVVTWTTMISGYCQEGHLAEARELFDTIPRRNIITWTTMISGYAHNLQVDIARKLFEVMPEKNEVSWTAMLTGYTQSGRIKEAVEIFETMPEKSVISCNAMILGFGQSGNVSAARCVFDRMRAKDDGTWSAMIKGYERNGFELEALNMFALMQRAGIRPNYPSLISVLSVCASLAILDHGRQIHAEVVKSQFDLDAFVASALITMYVKCGDLFKAKKVFDRCSLKDIVIWNSMITGYAQHGLGEEALEVFNEICSIGMAPDDVTFVGVLSACSYTGRVKEGLEIFESMRSNYYVEPTAEHYACMVDLLGRAGHINDAMNLIEKMPIEADAVVWGALLGACRTHKNLELAEVAAKKLLLLEPKNAGPYILLSNIYASKGRWEDVVDLRKVMKARNISKSPGCSWIEVENKVHIFTGGDSVEHPDHGAIVGMLEKLGGLLRAAGYCPDGSFVLHDIDEEQKVHNLGYHSEKLAVAFGLLRVPEGMPIRVMKNLRVCGDCHSAIKLIAKITGREIILRDANRFHHFKGGLCSCRDYW, from the coding sequence ATGGTGTTCTCATTGATCCGTTATCAACCTTATTGCACTGGTGCTGTACTCTCTGCCAATTATCAGATTTCTAGGTATGCCCGACTTGGCCTCATTGAAAATGCCCGGAGAGTGTTCGATGAAATGCCTCACAAAAGCATTATTTCTTGGAACTCCATTATTGCTGCATATTTCCAAAACAAGCTACCCCAAGAAGCCCGGAGTCTGTTTGACAGAATGCCTGACAGGAACACGACTTCATGGAATGGTATGATTTCTGGTTATGTGAAAAGTAGAATGATTAGGGAAGCACGTAGATTTTTTGATGCAATGCCTGAACGAAATGTTGTTTCCTGGACTTCTATGGTTAGAGGGTATGTGCAGGAAGGTGTAATCTTGGAGGCTGAATCCCTCTTTTGGCAAATGCCAGAAAAGAATGTTGTCTCTTGGACTGTCATGTTGGGTGGGCTGATTCAAGATCGTCGGATTGATGATGCTCGTCGGCTTTTTGATGAAATGCCAATTAAGGATGTGGTCACCTGGACTACTATGATTTCAGGGTATTGCCAAGAAGGCCATTTGGCTGAAGCTCGTGAGCTCTTCGATACCATCCCACGTCGAAACATAATCACCTGGACGACTATGATATCGGGTTATGCGCATAATCTTCAGGTAGATATTGCAAGGAAGCTTTTTGAAGTAATGCCAGAAAAGAATGAAGTTTCTTGGACAGCGATGCTTACTGGTTACACACAATCTGGTAGGATCAAAGAAGCGGTGGAGATTTTTGAAACAATGCCAGAGAAGTCAGTCATTTCTTGTAACGCAATGATCCTCGGATTTGGCCAGAGTGGAAATGTTTCTGCAGCAAGGTGTGTATTTGACAGAATGAGGGCAAAAGATGATGGGACCTGGAGTGCAATGATTAAGGGCTATGAAAGAAATGGGTTTGAATTGGAAGCACTCAACATGTTTGCTCTAATGCAAAGAGCAGGAATTAGGCCAAATTACCCTTCTTTGATTAGTGTTCTTTCTGTCTGTGCCAGCTTGGCAATTCTTGATCACGGTAGGCAAATTCATGCTGAGGTGGTAAAATCACAGTTTGACTTGGATGCATTTGTTGCTTCAGCCTTGATCACAATGTATGTTAAGTGTGGTGATCTTTTTAAGgcaaaaaaagtgtttgataggTGTTCTCTAAAGGATATTGTTATTTGGAATTCTATGATCACTGGTTATGCCCAACATGGCTTAGGAGAGGAAGCTCTGGAAGTGTTTAATGAAATATGTTCTATAGGCATGGCACCTGATGATGTTACATTTGTTGGAGTTCTTTCTGCATGTAGTTACACTGGAAGGGTCAAGGAAGGGCTGGAAATTTTTGAGTCAATGAGATCGAATTATTATGTTGAGCCAACGGCTGAACATTATGCTTGCATGGTTGATCTGCTTGGTCGAGCTGGCCATATCAATGACGCGATGAATTTGATTGAAAAGATGCCAATTGAAGCTGATGCTGTTGTTTGGGGTGCTTTATTAGGTGCATGTAGGACACACAAGAACTTGGAGTTGGCTGAGGTAGCAGCGAAGAAACTTTTGTTGCTTGAGCCCAAAAATGCGGGGCCTTATATCTTGCTATCCAATATTTATGCTTCAAAGGGCAGATGGGAAGATGTTGTGGATCTGAGAAAAGTGATGAAAGCCAGGAATATAAGCAAGTCACCTGGCTGTAGCTGGATTGAGGTCGAGAACAAAGTGCATATATTTACCGGGGGAGATAGTGTGGAGCATCCTGATCATGGGGCTATTGTGGGAATGTTGGAGAAATTAGGTGGGTTATTAAGGGCTGCTGGTTATTGTCCAGATGGCAGCTTTGTGCTGCATGATATAGATGAGGAACAGAAGGTGCATAACTTAGGTTACCACAGTGAGAAGCTTGCTGTGGCATTTGGGCTGTTGAGGGTGCCTGAAGGAATGCCCATCCGGGTCATGAAGAACCTTCGGGTGTGTGGGGATTGCCATTCAGCAATTAAATTGATAGCAAAAATTACAGGGCGAGAGATCATCCTGAGGGATGCCAATAGATTCCATCATTTTAAAGGTGGCCTGTGTTCTTGCAGAGACTATTGGTGA